Proteins encoded together in one Variovorax paradoxus window:
- a CDS encoding glutamate synthase subunit beta: protein MGKITGFMEHERIEEGYKPVEERVKHYKEFVVGLTNEQAKVQGARCMDCGTPFCNSGCPVNNIIPDFNDLVYRNDWQNAFAVLDSTNNFPEFTGRICPAPCEAACVLNVNDDPVGIKSLEHAIIDRAWDEGWVAPRVAKHKTGKKVAVVGSGPAGMAAAQQLARAGHDVTLFEKNDRIGGLLRYGIPDFKMEKTHIDRRVEQMKAEGVTFRTGVIVGASKDTLGKGSKVTNLAKETVTPEQLDKEFDAVLLTGGAEQSRDLPVPGRDLDGIHFAMEFLPQQNRVNAGDKVKGQLRAEGKHVIVIGGGDTGSDCVGTSNRHGAASVTQFELMPQPPEEENRPLTWPYWPIKLRTSSSHEEGCEREFAISTKEFIGEKGKVTGLKTVRVEWKDGKMQEVAGSEQILKADLVLLAMGFISPVATVLDAFGVEKDARGNAKATVDFIGGYATNVPKVFAAGDIRRGQSLVVWAIREGRQAARSVDEFLMGFSDLPR from the coding sequence ATGGGAAAGATCACCGGCTTCATGGAGCATGAGCGCATCGAAGAGGGCTACAAGCCCGTTGAAGAGCGCGTCAAGCATTACAAGGAATTCGTCGTCGGCCTGACGAACGAGCAGGCCAAGGTGCAGGGCGCACGCTGCATGGACTGCGGCACGCCGTTCTGCAACAGCGGCTGCCCGGTCAACAACATCATTCCGGACTTCAACGACCTCGTGTACCGCAACGACTGGCAGAACGCCTTCGCGGTGCTCGACTCGACCAACAACTTTCCGGAGTTCACCGGCCGCATCTGCCCCGCACCCTGCGAGGCGGCCTGCGTGCTCAACGTGAACGACGACCCCGTGGGCATCAAGTCGCTGGAACACGCCATCATCGACCGCGCCTGGGACGAAGGCTGGGTCGCGCCACGCGTTGCCAAGCACAAGACGGGCAAGAAAGTGGCGGTGGTGGGTTCGGGCCCGGCCGGCATGGCCGCGGCGCAGCAACTCGCGCGCGCCGGCCACGACGTGACGCTGTTCGAAAAGAACGACCGCATCGGCGGCCTGCTGCGCTACGGCATTCCCGACTTCAAGATGGAGAAGACGCACATCGACCGCCGCGTCGAGCAGATGAAGGCCGAGGGCGTCACCTTCCGCACCGGCGTGATCGTCGGCGCCTCGAAAGACACGCTCGGCAAGGGCTCCAAGGTGACCAATCTCGCCAAGGAAACCGTCACGCCCGAGCAACTGGACAAGGAGTTCGATGCCGTGCTGCTCACCGGCGGCGCCGAGCAATCGCGCGACCTGCCGGTACCGGGCCGCGACCTGGACGGCATCCACTTTGCGATGGAGTTCCTGCCGCAGCAGAACCGCGTCAATGCGGGCGACAAGGTCAAGGGCCAGTTGCGCGCCGAAGGCAAGCACGTCATCGTCATCGGCGGCGGCGACACCGGCTCCGACTGCGTGGGTACCAGCAACCGCCACGGTGCAGCCAGCGTCACCCAGTTCGAGCTGATGCCGCAGCCGCCCGAAGAAGAAAACCGCCCGCTGACCTGGCCTTACTGGCCGATCAAGCTGCGCACCAGTTCCAGCCACGAAGAAGGCTGCGAGCGCGAATTCGCCATCTCCACCAAGGAGTTCATCGGCGAAAAGGGCAAGGTTACCGGCCTGAAGACCGTCCGCGTGGAGTGGAAAGACGGAAAAATGCAGGAAGTGGCGGGCAGCGAGCAGATCCTCAAGGCCGATCTCGTGCTGCTGGCCATGGGCTTCATCAGCCCTGTGGCCACCGTGCTGGATGCCTTCGGCGTCGAGAAGGACGCGCGCGGCAATGCCAAGGCAACCGTCGATTTCATCGGCGGCTATGCCACCAATGTACCCAAGGTGTTCGCAGCGGGCGATATCCGCCGCGGCCAGTCGCTGGTGGTGTGGGCAATTCGCGAAGGCCGACAGGCTGCGCGCTCGGTGGATGAATTTTTGATGGGATTTAGCGACTTACCGCGCTGA